A stretch of Paenibacillus mucilaginosus 3016 DNA encodes these proteins:
- the spoIID gene encoding stage II sporulation protein D has translation MTKYKLNPRQKKVLGWFAVWLASFTAVVVLVPGLLVRSTTPSADPAAVRPASAQPEAGDVPLIPVYLSKSKSTDRIPLETYVRGVVAAEMPAEFEPEALKAQALAARTYIIRRMLAGDRTGVPAGEALVTDTIAHQAYISDEELGQRWGADYARVRDKLNRAVEETKDTILTYEGQPIEASFFSTSNGYTENSEDYWNVKIPYLRSVASPWDAKLSPRYKETVRFSGKELQTRLGLPAAIPATTGASRGLKVLERSQGRRILKLSAGGKQFTGREVREKLGLNSSGFQWSYKDGAWEITTFGYGHGVGMSQWGAQGMALEGRKAEEIVKHYYTGVELSKASTLLSAKSF, from the coding sequence ATGACGAAGTACAAGCTGAACCCCAGGCAGAAAAAGGTGCTGGGCTGGTTTGCCGTGTGGCTCGCCAGCTTTACGGCCGTCGTCGTGCTGGTGCCGGGTCTGCTCGTCCGTTCCACCACCCCTTCCGCGGACCCGGCGGCGGTCCGTCCGGCCAGTGCCCAGCCGGAGGCAGGCGACGTGCCTCTCATCCCGGTCTATCTCTCGAAATCGAAGTCGACGGACCGGATTCCGCTGGAAACCTACGTGCGGGGCGTCGTGGCGGCGGAGATGCCGGCGGAGTTCGAGCCGGAAGCGCTCAAAGCCCAGGCCTTGGCCGCGCGCACCTATATCATCCGGCGGATGCTGGCCGGTGACCGGACCGGCGTTCCTGCCGGGGAGGCCTTGGTTACGGACACGATCGCCCATCAGGCCTATATCAGCGATGAGGAGCTGGGGCAGCGGTGGGGCGCCGATTACGCCCGGGTCCGGGACAAGCTGAACCGTGCCGTGGAAGAGACGAAGGATACGATTCTTACTTATGAGGGGCAGCCGATCGAGGCCAGCTTTTTCTCCACCTCGAACGGGTATACCGAGAATTCGGAAGATTATTGGAACGTGAAGATTCCTTATCTGCGTTCCGTGGCCAGTCCCTGGGATGCGAAGCTGTCCCCCCGTTACAAGGAGACGGTCCGCTTCTCGGGCAAGGAGCTGCAGACGCGGCTTGGACTGCCCGCGGCGATCCCGGCGACCACCGGGGCCTCCAGGGGTCTCAAGGTGCTCGAGCGCAGCCAGGGCCGGCGCATCCTGAAGCTGTCCGCCGGCGGCAAGCAGTTCACCGGCCGTGAGGTCCGCGAGAAGCTCGGGCTGAACTCAAGCGGCTTCCAGTGGAGCTACAAGGACGGGGCCTGGGAGATCACGACGTTCGGATATGGCCATGGCGTGGGCATGAGCCAGTGGGGAGCGCAGGGAATGGCTCTGGAAGGCCGTAAGGCGGAGGAAATCGTGAAACACTATTATACGGGAGTTGAACTCTCGAAGGCTTCGACTCTATTGTCTGCAAAAAGTTTCTGA
- a CDS encoding M23 family metallopeptidase has protein sequence MNEQKRDSQNEAPKTIEGAQHTSSAWKRLLAKKWVFPATYIAAAAIILTIMWVYQGGGGLTTNSDVSVDKPAGTVTDSVSGPDSVATTAKQETMQWPVKNRSELEVVLPYFDPNAANDVRQAAMVEYGDTFTPHIGMDFAKKDNAPFEVLAVMGGKVTAVQKDPLVGNLVEITHANGLVSVYQSLAEVKVTKDAEVKKGDVIAQAGRNELEKDQGTHLHFELRQGQGGPAVNPEQYIAEQ, from the coding sequence ATGAATGAACAAAAAAGAGATTCCCAAAACGAGGCTCCTAAAACCATCGAAGGAGCGCAACACACGTCGTCTGCTTGGAAGAGATTGCTTGCCAAAAAGTGGGTGTTTCCGGCAACGTACATCGCTGCAGCGGCTATCATCCTAACCATCATGTGGGTGTATCAGGGCGGGGGTGGCCTGACAACGAACAGCGATGTTTCCGTTGACAAGCCCGCCGGTACGGTCACCGACAGTGTATCCGGTCCGGATTCGGTCGCGACGACAGCCAAGCAGGAAACGATGCAGTGGCCGGTGAAAAACCGCAGCGAGCTTGAAGTGGTGCTGCCTTACTTTGATCCGAATGCCGCGAATGATGTCAGACAAGCCGCCATGGTGGAGTACGGCGATACGTTCACACCGCACATCGGCATGGATTTTGCCAAGAAAGACAATGCACCCTTCGAGGTTCTCGCTGTCATGGGCGGCAAAGTAACGGCCGTACAGAAGGATCCGCTGGTAGGCAACCTGGTTGAAATTACGCATGCCAACGGTCTTGTGTCCGTGTACCAGAGCCTCGCCGAGGTGAAGGTGACCAAGGATGCGGAAGTGAAGAAAGGCGACGTGATCGCCCAAGCCGGCCGCAACGAGCTGGAGAAGGATCAAGGGACGCACCTGCACTTCGAACTGCGCCAGGGCCAAGGCGGGCCGGCGGTCAATCCGGAGCAGTACATCGCCGAACAGTAA
- the spoIIID gene encoding sporulation transcriptional regulator SpoIIID, with amino-acid sequence MHDYIKERTIKIGRCLVETKHTVRTIAKEFGVSKSTVHKDLTERLPEINPELANQVKHILEYHKSIRHLRGGEATKIKYRKTRSPKVQEKLVTVK; translated from the coding sequence GTGCACGATTACATCAAAGAGCGAACGATTAAGATCGGCCGCTGCCTGGTGGAGACCAAGCACACGGTCCGCACCATTGCAAAGGAGTTCGGCGTTTCCAAGAGCACGGTGCACAAGGACTTGACGGAGCGTCTGCCGGAGATCAACCCGGAGCTGGCCAATCAGGTCAAGCACATACTGGAATATCATAAGTCCATCCGTCACCTGCGCGGCGGAGAAGCAACCAAGATCAAGTACCGCAAAACCCGCAGCCCGAAAGTACAGGAGAAGCTCGTCACCGTGAAGTAG